Genomic DNA from Luteolibacter arcticus:
CGTCCGGAATCTTCAGCGAGATAGTCGTCACGCAGATTTGGTATCACAATCTGCGCAGAATGGCAATACCATAGGAGGAGCAGCCACGCTTGCCGACTTCCCGCGTCATTTCCCGCAAATTCCGCGTGGCGGGGGCGTATCTGGCTTACTAGCGTCCCATCCATGCACACCATCCCCGTCGAGCATACCGACCCGATCAACGCCCAAATCCTGGCCGTTTCGGAAGACCTCGTGTCCGGTTTCCACCGGCATCCTTTCCATGTGATCGCGGAGAAGAGCGGCGTGGATCTGGGCACCGTGCTGGAGCGTATCCGCGCGATGCTGGAAGGCGGCGTGGTGCGCCGGGTGCGCCAGACGCTGCTTTCCACCAAGCTCGCGCACGGCGCGCTGGTCGCGTGGAAGGTCCCGGAGGAAAAGCTCAATGCCGCGTTTGATTTCATGGCCAAGGAGGACCCCTTCTCTGGCCACGTCGTGATCCGCTCGACCGATACCGAGGTCTCCGGCTCCGGCTACCGATTGTGGACCACGCTGAAGGTCCCGGTCGGCGAATCGCTCGACGAGCACGCCACCGTCTTGCTCCGCCTGACCGGAGCCACGGAATACCTCCTGATGCCGGCCAATGGAGTGTTCGCGCTCGGCGTGGGTCACGTCCGCCGCCGCTCGCTGGAGCCGGGAGAAAAGGCCGACGAAACCGCCGTGATGATGACCACCGTCCCGGTCGACCTGACCGAGGAGGAGTGGAACGTGCTGCTCGCCCTGAAGGAAGA
This window encodes:
- a CDS encoding Lrp/AsnC family transcriptional regulator; the protein is MHTIPVEHTDPINAQILAVSEDLVSGFHRHPFHVIAEKSGVDLGTVLERIRAMLEGGVVRRVRQTLLSTKLAHGALVAWKVPEEKLNAAFDFMAKEDPFSGHVVIRSTDTEVSGSGYRLWTTLKVPVGESLDEHATVLLRLTGATEYLLMPANGVFALGVGHVRRRSLEPGEKADETAVMMTTVPVDLTEEEWNVLLALKEELLPEEVVASPWDGRAAKAGVSVDRFCEVATTLNDKKVIGRFSTFLEHVKPSSTGERVTRFNGLFHWAVPKGREIEAGGEVGRHYCMTHCYWREGGPQFGDVNVMGVVHGTEKPRVMEHKAAIDRHLESIGIPVSYTNVFWGGRSEIKPSEISPVVYKEWHARMAEA